The genome window CGAAAGTCGCTATGCCGTGCAGTTCAGCGTGGCAGAAGAACAGCAGATTCGTCAGATCGTGAATCAATACATTCACTAATTTTGCGGCAGCGCTGCGCTGCTGCCCTCTTAATAACAGGAGCCGCAAGATGAAAGTGATTTGTACCTCCCCTTCTTTTGCAAAATATGACAATGAGCCCATTGTCACGCTGCATCAGCAGGGCTTTGAAGTAATAAGGCTTCCCGCCGACGCGCCATTAAGCGCACTGGAACCCTATCTGGCAGACACCGTGGCGATGATTGTGGCATTTACTGAGGTAAGCGAGGATTTACTCGCTCGGGCGCCTCAGCTGAAGATTGTCTGCAAGCACGGTGTTGGTGTTGATAACATCGATTTGACTGCCACCCGGGCTCGCGGGATCTATGTGACTAACGTGCCTGATGCGAATAAGCATGCTGTAGCAGATTTCGCTTTTGCGCTGATTCTTTCTGCTGCCCGACAGATTCTCCAGGCCGCAAGCGGAACTCGTAGCGGCCAATGGCCTCGTATTTTTACTACCGATGTTTATGGCAAAACGCTTGGCATTATTGGCCTTGGTAATATTGGCAAGCAGGTTGCTTTGCGTGCCCGTGGCTTCAATATGCGTTTACTGGCCTACGATTTTTACCCCGACGAAAAGTTTGCTGCGGAGCAGGGAATCAGCTTTGTTTCGCTGGATGAGCTAACCCAACAGAGCGACTTTATTACTCTGCATACGCCGCTTACCGATAAAACCAGCAATCTGTTTGACGCCGCCCGGATTGGCAAAATGAAGGCATCCGCTTTCCTGATTAACGTTTCCCGGGGAGGTGTTGTCAATGAAAACGATCTTTACCAGGCGTTAGCTAACAAACGGATCGCCGGTGCTGCGGCAGATGTCTTTACGCAAGAACCGCTGACAGCGCATCCGCTGTTTTCACTGGATAACTTTATTCCTACCTCTCATATCGCTGGCTATACCGAAGGGGCTATCGACGCGATTGGCGCACGCTGCGTACAGCAGATTATACAGTGCGTTAAAGAACGTCAGCCTCCCGTCAACATCATGAATTCAATGTAATAAAGCCTGGGGTGCCGTTGCCCCCCGTCCAATAAAGCAGGCAATAGATCCTGTATATAACATTCTCTGTACCGGGCTAAAACTATGAATACTGTTGCTGGAAACACACGTATACGTTGGTGGATAGCAGGCCTGATGTGGCTGGCTATTGCCATCAACTATATCGATCGCACCGTGCTGTCTGCGGCTGCTCCGCATCTTATCGATGAGTTGAACCTGACGCCTGAACTGATGGGCTTCATCATGGCGGCTTTTTTCTGGTCATATTCGCTGCTGCAAATACCGGCTGGCTGGTTTGCTGACCGCTTCGGCCAAAAAAAGGGGCTGGGTATTGCCGTGGCCTGGTGGTCAATCGCGACTTCCGTAATGGGCCTGGCCACCGGCTTTAAATCACTGCTGGCGTTGCGCCTTGCGCTGGGTGTGGGAGAGGCTGCGGCTTATCCCAGCAATGCCGGGATCGCAGCTCGCTGGTTCCCTGATAAAGAGCGCGCCACCGTATCCGGCCTGTTCGACAGCGCTTCCAAGTTTGGCGGGGCCGTGGCGATGCCGCTGATCGTCTGGATGATCGCTCTGTTTGACTGGCGAATTACCTTTGGGATTATTGGTAGCATCGGACTGTTATGGGTGATTGCCTGGTATTTTATCTATGCCGAGAATCCAGAAGAACATCGGCATATCAGCCGTGAAGAAATCAGCCTGATCCGCAATGGTCAATTACGCAAGCATGGCGATAAAAACATTCGGCCAATGAAGTGGTACAGGCTGCTGCGCTACCGCAATATTTGGGCGATGTGCATTGGCTTCTTCACCATTAACTATACCTCCTACTTCTTTATCACCTGGCTGCCAACCTATCTGGTGAAAGATAAAGGAATGGATTTTATCAAGATGGGGATGATTGCTGCCCTGCCACTGCTGTGCGGCATGATTATCGAAGTGCTGGCAGGTTGGATGTCCGATCGCGTAGTGCACAAAAAGTTATTGTCGTTAACCGCAACACGTAAGCTGTTTCTTTCTATCGGGCTGCTTATGGCGCTCTGTATTGGCTTTGCGCCTTTTACCGACTCGGTATTTATGACCGTCCTCCTGCTCTGCGTAGCAAAATCAGGCACCACCGTAGCTGCCTCTCAGGTCTGGGCGCTGCCGGGAGACGTCGCCCCTAAAAACAGCGTTTCCGTTGTCGCCGGACTACAGAACACCGTCTCAAATATGGGCGGCGCGGTTGGGCCTATCGTCACGGGCGCCATTGTCGCCGCGACAGGATCCTTCACCTGGGCCCTGGTATTTTCAGCACTGCTGGTCGTTATCGGCATCCTTAACTATTTGTTCCTGATGGGTAAAGTCGAACCCATCTCCGATGACGAAAACATTCCGGCCCATCAGGTATCAATGGGACAAGCTTAACTTCCTGAACGACTGCGTTCTGGAAACGGAGCGCGGCGTCTTCTGTTGAGACATCGCTATGAAAGAATTTACCGCTATGGATACGCTGATCATTATCGGGATCGTGGTCGCGTATATTTTATTTACAACCTGGATGACCTGGCGGCTGCGGAGTAAAAGCAGCGGGGACTTTATGGAAGGATCGCGCGCGATGCCGGCCTTTATCGTTGGCGTCATGCTGATGTCGGAATACATTGGCGCGAAGTCCACTATTGGCACCGCACAGGCCGCCTTTGAAAACGGCTTCGCCGCGTCATGGTCGGTCATTGGCGCGGCGATAGGTTTTCCGCTGTTCGGCCTGCTGCTGGTAAAACGGATCTATAACACCGGCAAAATTACCATTTCCGGCGCGATCGCGGAAAAGTACGGCACCTCCACGAAAAATATCATCTCTGTCATTATGATTTATGCCCTGCTACTGGTGAATGTGGGTAACTATGTCAGCGGCGCAGCAGCTATTTCAACCGTACTGAAAGTTAACCTGCCGGTAGCCGCCTTTATTACCGCCATTGTCAGTACCTTCTACTTCGCCTTTGGTGGAATGAAAGGCATGGCCTGGGTTACGTTGCTGCACAGCGGCATAAAGTATTTCGGCATTTTGGTAATTCTGGGTGTAGCGCTGCATATGAGCGGCGGTATTACGCCAATGGTGCAGCAAATGCCGGACTTTTACTGGACCTGGGATGGCCACATTGGTGCCAGTACGATTGTTGCCTGGTTGATCGGCACGATTGGCTCTATTTTCTGCACTCAGTTTGTTATCCAGGCGATCTCTTCCACCAAAGATGCCGCCTCGGCTAAGCGCGCAACCTGGGTTGCGTTCCTGTTCTGCCTGCCGATTGCTATCGCCATTGCGATTATCGGCGTCGCAGCGAAATTTCTGCATCCGAACATCAACAGCCTGTACGCCCTGCCCGTGTTTTTACAGGATATGAATCCCTGGCTGGCAGGCCTGGTAACAACATCACTGGTTGCCTCGATTTTCGTTAGCGTCAGCACCGTAGCGCTGGCTATCGCCTCACTGATTGTCAAAGATTTCTATGTGCCGATGCGCAATCCCACGCCGGAGCGTGAGTTTAAAATGACGCGCTGGCTGTCGCTGGCAATTGGCTTTCTGCCGCTGATATTTGTGCTGTTCGTGCCGGAGGTGCTTAAGCTCTCGTTCTTTACCCGCGCCATTCGCCTGTCGATTTCGGTTGTGGCAATGATGGCCTTTTATCTGCCCTTCTTTAAAAGTACGCGCGGCGCGAATGCCGGGCTGATCGGTGCCTGCGTGGTGACTTCCGTCTGGTATCTGCTGGGCGATCCGTTCGGCATCAACAACATGTATATCGCCCTGATTACCCCGGCGGTGATTATGGTGCTGGATCATCTCATCCCGCAAAAACGTCCGGTAACTAAAACCAATATGCAAAAGAGTGGAGCCTGAAATGACGCAAGCAACCCTTAACCTGCCGACAGAAAGCATAACCGAAATCGTGGACGGCGATCCGGAGCGTATGACGGCAATGTTGCCGTCGCCCTGTCCACAAAACCATGCAGCCAATTTACTGCCGCTACCGAATGGCGATCTGCTTTGCGTCTGGTTTGGCGGAACGCAGGAAGGCATCGCTGATATTTCCATTTACTGCTCGCGACTGGATCACGGCAGCCGTCAATGGTCGACGCCGCAGCGGCTCTCGGAAGACGCCAGCCGCTCGGAGCAAAACCCGGTGCTGTTTCTCGCCCCGGATAAGGTGCTGTGGCTGCTGTGGACCGCGCAGAAGTCGGGTAATCAGGATACAGCGATAGTGCGCTATCGCCAGTCACACGATATGGGCAATAGCTGGGGCGAGATTAACACCTTGCTGGATAAACCTGGTACTTTTATACGCCAGCCGATGGTAGTGATGCCCAACGGCGACTGGCTGCTGCCAGTGTTCTACTGTCAGACCGAGCCGGGTGAAAAATGGGTGGGCAACAACGATATCAGCGCGGTGAAAATCTCACGCGATAACGGCCAGAGCTGGCAGGATGTGCCGGTGCCTGACAGTACCGGCTGCGTGCATATGAATATCACGCTGCTGAAGGATGGTTCGCTGCTGGCGCTCTTCCGCAGC of Pantoea alhagi contains these proteins:
- a CDS encoding phosphoglycerate dehydrogenase, with the translated sequence MKVICTSPSFAKYDNEPIVTLHQQGFEVIRLPADAPLSALEPYLADTVAMIVAFTEVSEDLLARAPQLKIVCKHGVGVDNIDLTATRARGIYVTNVPDANKHAVADFAFALILSAARQILQAASGTRSGQWPRIFTTDVYGKTLGIIGLGNIGKQVALRARGFNMRLLAYDFYPDEKFAAEQGISFVSLDELTQQSDFITLHTPLTDKTSNLFDAARIGKMKASAFLINVSRGGVVNENDLYQALANKRIAGAAADVFTQEPLTAHPLFSLDNFIPTSHIAGYTEGAIDAIGARCVQQIIQCVKERQPPVNIMNSM
- a CDS encoding MFS transporter — its product is MNTVAGNTRIRWWIAGLMWLAIAINYIDRTVLSAAAPHLIDELNLTPELMGFIMAAFFWSYSLLQIPAGWFADRFGQKKGLGIAVAWWSIATSVMGLATGFKSLLALRLALGVGEAAAYPSNAGIAARWFPDKERATVSGLFDSASKFGGAVAMPLIVWMIALFDWRITFGIIGSIGLLWVIAWYFIYAENPEEHRHISREEISLIRNGQLRKHGDKNIRPMKWYRLLRYRNIWAMCIGFFTINYTSYFFITWLPTYLVKDKGMDFIKMGMIAALPLLCGMIIEVLAGWMSDRVVHKKLLSLTATRKLFLSIGLLMALCIGFAPFTDSVFMTVLLLCVAKSGTTVAASQVWALPGDVAPKNSVSVVAGLQNTVSNMGGAVGPIVTGAIVAATGSFTWALVFSALLVVIGILNYLFLMGKVEPISDDENIPAHQVSMGQA
- a CDS encoding sodium:solute symporter family protein — protein: MKEFTAMDTLIIIGIVVAYILFTTWMTWRLRSKSSGDFMEGSRAMPAFIVGVMLMSEYIGAKSTIGTAQAAFENGFAASWSVIGAAIGFPLFGLLLVKRIYNTGKITISGAIAEKYGTSTKNIISVIMIYALLLVNVGNYVSGAAAISTVLKVNLPVAAFITAIVSTFYFAFGGMKGMAWVTLLHSGIKYFGILVILGVALHMSGGITPMVQQMPDFYWTWDGHIGASTIVAWLIGTIGSIFCTQFVIQAISSTKDAASAKRATWVAFLFCLPIAIAIAIIGVAAKFLHPNINSLYALPVFLQDMNPWLAGLVTTSLVASIFVSVSTVALAIASLIVKDFYVPMRNPTPEREFKMTRWLSLAIGFLPLIFVLFVPEVLKLSFFTRAIRLSISVVAMMAFYLPFFKSTRGANAGLIGACVVTSVWYLLGDPFGINNMYIALITPAVIMVLDHLIPQKRPVTKTNMQKSGA
- a CDS encoding sialidase family protein, with translation MTAMLPSPCPQNHAANLLPLPNGDLLCVWFGGTQEGIADISIYCSRLDHGSRQWSTPQRLSEDASRSEQNPVLFLAPDKVLWLLWTAQKSGNQDTAIVRYRQSHDMGNSWGEINTLLDKPGTFIRQPMVVMPNGDWLLPVFYCQTEPGEKWVGNNDISAVKISRDNGQSWQDVPVPDSTGCVHMNITLLKDGSLLALFRSRWADFIWQSRSYDGGQSWSAPQPTELPNNNSSIQVTTLANGDLALVFNKMSAAGASERRASLYDEIEDDEDDIAAQPIMPAGRSAFWGAPRAPMTLAISKDGGRSWPWQRNLEEGDGYCMTNNSQQKLNRELSYPSIKQGPDGLLHIAYTWHRQAIKYVCVNESWVTS